A single genomic interval of Agarivorans aestuarii harbors:
- a CDS encoding efflux RND transporter permease subunit, whose protein sequence is MNIARYTLAKRTSVWVIIALILIGGYISYQKLGRFEDPEFVIRQALIITPYSGATAQEVSDEVTDVIEGALQSLQEVKEITSTSKQGMSEVTVEMKMEFAKTEAELQQIWDKVRRKINDVQRQLPPGAGQPIVNDDFGDVYSQFYAVTGEGYTDKQLQDYVDVLRRELVLVPGVARTQTLAEKDETIFVEISNQRLAQLGISAEQIYQVLENQNTITVAGAIDSGDMHIPVIPSSTIRSFDDIRNIHLGLGSDNTILRLGDVAKVSRGFQEPVSMLMQYNGERAIGFGISNVAGGNVVTMGDAVKARIEELASQRPLGIELHEVSLQSDSVAASVSDFVNNLIAAVAIVFVVLLLFMGLRTGLIIGFVLVLTVAGTLIVMLIDNIAMQRISLGALIIALGMLVDNAIVVTDGVLARLQKDPNADREQVVSDVVAATKWPLLGGTIVGICAFSAIGLSPSNMGEYAGSLFWVILYSMLLSWLFAVTVTPMLCHDYLKVKPAKTNQVSRPMNAYTRVLHWVLNNRKVSLIAIAGALMLGLKVFGYVPPGFMPESQRPQFVVDVRLPQGSDISRTHQVINSIEQDVAAKEGVTNITSFIGGGGLRFMLTYSPEPGNPAYGQLLVDVADHNVIEKLVTELQTELEQANPDASIMVWKFMLGPGGGKKIEAAFQGPDSAVLRGLAEQAKMLMNETPELIAVQDDWRQQVPVVQPVFSGEKAQRYGLTSREINAAINQTLSGRNVGAYREGNDLIPIVVRAPQEERNHARALENTEVFSQNLGQFIPLAQLVDDVNVLWQDAMLKRIDRVPTIMAQADPAPGMLTAEAFEVTRTKIEAMELPPGYSLTWYGEYKEAKESNEALMAAAPYGFTAMVLAVVFMFNGIRQAVVIWMTVPLAVIGVAIGLVSFQTPFEFMATLGFLSLVGMMVKNAIVLVDQADVEIRDGMPPYNAIIAAATSRARPVLLGACTTILGVAPLLVDPFFKSMAVTIMFGLLFATLLTLVVIPLFYALIFRIKADSAASEQKAEQPVEQLENIA, encoded by the coding sequence ATGAATATTGCTCGTTATACACTTGCTAAACGCACCAGTGTTTGGGTAATTATTGCCTTAATACTGATTGGTGGCTACATCAGCTACCAAAAACTAGGCCGCTTTGAAGATCCTGAATTTGTAATTCGCCAAGCGTTAATTATAACGCCGTATTCTGGCGCTACAGCACAAGAAGTCAGTGATGAAGTTACCGACGTAATCGAAGGCGCGCTGCAAAGCTTACAAGAAGTAAAAGAGATTACTTCTACCTCAAAACAGGGCATGTCTGAAGTCACCGTAGAAATGAAGATGGAGTTCGCCAAAACCGAGGCCGAACTTCAACAAATCTGGGACAAGGTGCGCCGCAAAATTAATGATGTGCAGCGCCAACTGCCGCCAGGCGCTGGGCAGCCCATCGTCAACGATGATTTTGGCGATGTGTATTCGCAGTTCTATGCAGTTACTGGTGAAGGCTATACAGACAAGCAGCTACAAGATTACGTAGACGTGTTGCGTCGCGAGTTAGTGCTGGTGCCGGGAGTTGCGCGTACCCAAACCTTGGCGGAAAAAGATGAAACCATTTTTGTTGAGATTTCTAACCAGCGTCTAGCGCAGCTTGGCATCTCGGCTGAGCAGATCTATCAAGTTTTAGAAAACCAGAACACTATTACCGTGGCCGGTGCCATCGACAGTGGTGATATGCACATTCCGGTGATTCCAAGCTCTACCATTCGCTCTTTTGACGATATTCGCAACATCCACTTGGGCTTGGGTAGTGATAACACCATTCTGCGCTTAGGCGATGTGGCTAAGGTAAGCCGTGGCTTCCAAGAGCCCGTTTCCATGTTGATGCAATACAACGGCGAGCGTGCCATTGGATTTGGTATATCTAATGTAGCTGGCGGTAACGTGGTCACCATGGGTGACGCGGTTAAGGCGCGTATTGAAGAACTAGCCAGCCAGCGCCCACTGGGTATTGAGCTGCATGAAGTCTCTTTACAGTCGGATTCGGTAGCCGCTTCCGTATCAGACTTTGTAAACAACTTGATTGCCGCGGTAGCGATTGTATTCGTGGTGTTGTTGCTATTTATGGGCCTACGTACTGGCCTGATCATTGGCTTTGTATTGGTACTAACCGTTGCTGGCACCTTGATTGTGATGTTGATTGATAACATCGCAATGCAGCGTATCTCGCTCGGCGCCCTGATCATTGCCCTAGGCATGTTGGTAGACAACGCCATTGTAGTGACCGATGGCGTGTTAGCACGCTTACAAAAAGATCCAAATGCAGACCGTGAGCAAGTGGTGTCTGATGTTGTTGCTGCAACTAAATGGCCACTGTTGGGCGGTACCATCGTAGGTATTTGTGCCTTTAGTGCAATTGGTTTGTCACCTTCAAACATGGGTGAGTATGCTGGTTCGCTATTCTGGGTAATTCTTTACTCGATGCTACTTAGCTGGCTGTTCGCAGTAACTGTTACCCCAATGCTGTGTCACGACTACTTAAAAGTTAAGCCAGCGAAAACTAACCAAGTTAGTCGCCCAATGAACGCCTATACCCGCGTGCTACATTGGGTACTAAATAACCGCAAAGTATCCCTGATTGCCATTGCTGGCGCCCTGATGCTCGGCCTTAAAGTATTTGGCTATGTGCCTCCTGGCTTTATGCCGGAATCGCAACGCCCACAGTTTGTGGTGGATGTACGTTTACCGCAGGGTTCGGACATTTCTCGTACCCACCAGGTTATCAACAGTATTGAGCAAGACGTTGCAGCAAAAGAGGGTGTCACTAATATCACCAGCTTTATTGGTGGTGGAGGTCTGCGCTTTATGCTGACTTATTCGCCAGAGCCCGGTAACCCAGCTTACGGTCAATTGTTGGTCGATGTTGCTGACCACAATGTGATTGAGAAATTGGTAACAGAGCTGCAAACGGAGCTAGAACAGGCTAATCCAGATGCATCAATCATGGTGTGGAAGTTTATGCTCGGCCCTGGCGGCGGCAAGAAAATTGAAGCTGCTTTCCAAGGCCCTGATAGCGCAGTGCTGCGCGGCCTAGCCGAGCAAGCGAAAATGCTAATGAATGAGACTCCGGAATTGATTGCCGTTCAAGACGATTGGCGTCAACAAGTGCCAGTGGTTCAGCCAGTGTTCTCTGGTGAGAAGGCCCAGCGTTACGGCCTAACTTCTCGCGAAATCAACGCCGCGATCAACCAAACCCTGAGTGGTCGCAATGTAGGTGCTTATCGTGAAGGTAACGATCTAATTCCAATCGTGGTGCGTGCACCTCAAGAGGAGCGTAACCATGCGCGCGCTTTAGAAAACACCGAAGTGTTTAGCCAAAACCTTGGCCAGTTCATTCCGCTAGCACAGTTGGTTGATGACGTGAATGTGCTTTGGCAAGACGCTATGCTAAAAAGGATAGACCGCGTGCCGACCATTATGGCGCAGGCAGATCCTGCACCAGGTATGCTCACCGCTGAAGCCTTTGAGGTTACTCGCACCAAGATTGAAGCCATGGAACTTCCACCGGGCTACAGCCTAACTTGGTATGGTGAATACAAAGAGGCTAAAGAAAGCAACGAAGCCTTAATGGCGGCAGCACCTTATGGCTTCACCGCGATGGTACTGGCAGTAGTATTTATGTTTAACGGTATTCGCCAAGCTGTGGTTATTTGGATGACAGTGCCACTTGCAGTCATCGGTGTAGCGATTGGTCTGGTTAGCTTCCAGACGCCGTTTGAATTTATGGCCACTTTAGGCTTCCTAAGCTTGGTGGGCATGATGGTGAAGAATGCGATTGTACTGGTAGACCAAGCTGACGTTGAAATTAGAGACGGTATGCCGCCGTACAATGCGATTATCGCAGCAGCGACTAGCCGTGCTCGCCCAGTGTTGCTAGGTGCTTGTACCACGATTCTTGGTGTGGCACCGCTATTGGTAGACCCATTCTTCAAGAGTATGGCAGTGACCATCATGTTCGGTTTATTGTTCGCAACGCTGCTGACGTTGGTTGTGATTCCTCTGTTCTATGCTTTGATATTCCGTATTAAGGCCGACTCTGCCGCCTCAGAACAGAAGGCAGAACAACCAGTAGAACAATTAGAAAATATCGCATAA
- a CDS encoding transporter substrate-binding domain-containing protein: MSFSLPFFYKFRSNFSIRTQKILQLIWLGLICAPVMANASKIPSPKGAITIGVAKEGWAPFEFVEQNQAKGYLVEYLELAAANAGLNINWEVVEDRAAQLKAAEEGHHDLLIYGSKVDAYNEDYMFGKVVLPRYIAAFSRPSSKIDWAELEQNTHIIIASPKDQKTTSDLKTRFPNIRLLETNSVRESLSAVALGNADVTFADIAVGRYSQQKYLIPNLKVKPAIKEVTQLFKPVHILYQKSLDKELIQRLENGREAITNSQLAALRNKWIVNFFEQPKAISLTEQERVWLATAPTINVHTYSNFPPFSYEKNGQIIGYSIDYFRLLASKLGLNVTFDASHSWSEMLILAEERKLDVLNFLRYRESIDDYMDFSHSYYEGAPSLLYSRESKPKINALTSITDQTIAVQRGHLEHTYLLNNYPDINTEVVDSIGEGINAILRGDADYFICIPMVCNTYMFKNFITNVSVKGNLGIKELDQSQHARLAIRSDWPYLLSSLNKAIEAVSREELNNLRKKWFTESTTPLALKETLTQEEQDWLERNPRLAYSSPLKSAPFGYFDSNGELKGVAKDIVATFAAKFDLDTHVERFSSWSETYNALVEGEIDFMPGVIVTPERKQQLLFTNPTYTLDYVIHTQLGERLFNEIDELEGYKVGVVKGGGIGEILKKNHPSIQLVEYLTLENTILALSKGQVDAIIENPVIVQYHVDSLGLSNLKSTGKTKYSMRQAIAVHPSKPELVSLLNKTLAHIGSDQLQLMTEKWSNVRFIQRDEWKNRILWLVGIALVMTSLMLTFIHFNRRATLSKMQKITAQLENAQRVAKLGSCEIAIDNKMHNFSPEACRILGVAHGVEISNIDYLQMIDERDRERYSTSWSKALKTGLINVEYRLKVNESSKWLNEVVELRFDDNGKLQSGSAILQDISLFKATQDSLINQQDELRELTSKLLHVQEEERRRVARELHDDLTQRLAAIAIDAGTFMLTLQDETQKSALMKIKQSLVEVADDTHSLSRRLHPSILDQLGLVDALRSEVDSYQQREGIKVELFCSVKRLALAKDDELAIFRIVQEALRNIAKYSEASRVHVSFTVMKDTLILQVSDDGMGFDVEEERQSPGLGLKSMMERARLIGGELVIESEINKGCTIELHVPGKVNLDTRSKHTSP; encoded by the coding sequence TTAAACATTAATTGGGAAGTAGTGGAAGACCGAGCGGCTCAGCTAAAAGCGGCTGAGGAAGGTCATCACGATCTACTTATCTATGGTTCAAAAGTCGACGCTTATAATGAAGATTATATGTTTGGTAAAGTTGTTCTGCCTCGTTATATCGCGGCATTCTCTCGCCCGAGTAGTAAAATCGATTGGGCAGAGCTGGAGCAAAACACTCATATTATTATCGCGTCACCGAAAGATCAGAAGACGACTTCAGACTTAAAAACGCGCTTTCCCAACATTCGCTTGCTTGAGACTAATAGTGTAAGGGAGTCGTTGTCAGCGGTTGCTCTCGGAAATGCTGACGTAACTTTTGCTGACATTGCCGTAGGTCGCTACTCTCAGCAAAAATACCTAATCCCAAATCTGAAGGTCAAACCAGCGATAAAAGAAGTTACCCAGCTGTTTAAACCCGTTCATATCCTTTATCAAAAATCTTTAGACAAAGAACTTATTCAGCGTTTAGAAAATGGCAGAGAAGCAATCACTAATAGCCAATTGGCCGCATTGAGAAATAAGTGGATAGTCAACTTTTTTGAGCAACCCAAAGCCATTAGCCTCACAGAGCAGGAACGTGTTTGGCTGGCAACGGCACCAACTATCAATGTGCATACGTACAGTAATTTCCCTCCCTTTAGCTATGAAAAAAATGGTCAAATCATTGGTTATTCCATTGACTACTTCCGTTTGCTCGCCAGTAAGCTTGGTCTCAATGTTACTTTTGATGCCTCACATAGCTGGAGTGAAATGCTGATACTAGCGGAAGAACGCAAACTAGATGTGCTGAATTTTTTACGATATCGAGAGTCCATTGATGACTACATGGATTTCAGTCATTCATATTATGAAGGAGCCCCTTCACTACTATACAGCCGAGAAAGCAAGCCCAAGATAAATGCCCTAACCAGTATTACAGACCAGACAATCGCTGTTCAAAGGGGTCACCTAGAGCATACTTACTTGCTTAACAACTACCCCGATATCAACACTGAAGTGGTTGATAGTATCGGTGAGGGCATCAACGCGATTTTACGTGGCGATGCAGACTACTTTATTTGTATCCCCATGGTATGTAATACCTACATGTTTAAAAACTTCATTACCAATGTATCGGTTAAAGGAAACTTGGGTATTAAGGAACTGGATCAAAGCCAACACGCCCGTTTAGCTATCCGCAGTGATTGGCCTTACTTATTATCTTCACTCAACAAAGCCATTGAGGCGGTCTCGCGCGAAGAGCTCAATAACCTCAGAAAAAAATGGTTTACCGAAAGCACCACTCCTCTCGCATTGAAAGAGACCTTAACCCAAGAAGAGCAAGACTGGCTAGAGCGAAATCCTCGACTGGCTTACAGCTCGCCTCTAAAATCAGCACCATTTGGGTATTTCGATTCTAATGGCGAATTGAAAGGAGTGGCTAAAGATATCGTGGCTACTTTTGCCGCTAAGTTCGATCTAGATACTCATGTTGAGAGGTTCAGTTCATGGAGTGAAACCTACAATGCCTTGGTAGAAGGTGAAATCGACTTTATGCCCGGCGTAATCGTAACACCCGAGCGGAAACAGCAGCTTTTATTCACCAATCCTACCTACACCTTAGATTATGTTATTCATACGCAGCTCGGAGAGCGGCTATTCAACGAAATAGATGAGCTAGAAGGTTACAAAGTAGGGGTTGTTAAAGGCGGCGGTATAGGAGAGATACTTAAAAAGAACCATCCATCAATTCAGTTGGTTGAATATCTCACGCTTGAAAATACCATTCTGGCCTTATCAAAAGGTCAAGTCGACGCGATTATCGAGAATCCTGTTATCGTGCAGTACCATGTTGACTCCCTTGGACTGAGCAACCTAAAGAGTACAGGGAAAACAAAGTACAGTATGAGGCAAGCAATTGCTGTACACCCCTCCAAACCAGAGTTGGTGAGTCTGTTAAATAAGACCTTGGCACATATAGGCTCTGATCAACTTCAGTTAATGACTGAAAAATGGAGCAATGTTCGATTTATCCAACGCGATGAGTGGAAAAATCGCATTTTATGGCTGGTAGGGATCGCTTTGGTGATGACTTCATTGATGCTCACGTTTATCCATTTTAATCGGCGCGCTACGCTTAGCAAGATGCAGAAGATTACCGCTCAGTTAGAGAATGCTCAACGTGTTGCAAAACTAGGCAGTTGCGAAATTGCTATTGATAATAAAATGCACAACTTTAGCCCCGAAGCGTGCCGCATTCTCGGGGTGGCTCACGGTGTGGAGATATCGAATATAGACTATCTGCAAATGATTGATGAAAGAGACCGAGAACGCTATTCAACCTCATGGAGCAAGGCATTGAAGACGGGGTTAATCAATGTTGAGTATCGGCTAAAAGTGAATGAAAGCTCAAAATGGCTGAATGAAGTGGTTGAGCTTCGCTTCGATGATAATGGCAAGTTACAGAGTGGCTCCGCTATTTTGCAGGACATTAGTTTGTTTAAGGCAACCCAAGACTCTCTTATCAACCAACAAGATGAGTTGAGAGAGCTCACATCTAAGCTGCTTCATGTTCAAGAAGAAGAACGAAGAAGGGTTGCCCGAGAATTACACGATGATTTGACTCAAAGGCTTGCCGCAATAGCCATTGATGCAGGCACCTTTATGTTAACACTCCAAGACGAAACTCAGAAAAGCGCACTGATGAAAATAAAGCAGAGCTTGGTGGAAGTTGCCGACGACACCCATAGCTTATCGCGTCGTTTGCACCCTTCAATACTTGATCAATTAGGACTGGTCGATGCCTTGCGCTCGGAGGTTGATAGCTATCAACAGCGAGAGGGGATTAAGGTAGAGCTTTTCTGTTCGGTGAAGCGCTTGGCATTGGCTAAAGATGATGAGTTAGCCATTTTTAGAATTGTTCAAGAAGCCCTTAGAAACATAGCTAAGTACTCTGAAGCCTCTAGGGTTCACGTCTCGTTTACAGTAATGAAAGACACCTTAATCTTGCAGGTTAGTGACGACGGAATGGGCTTTGACGTTGAAGAAGAACGCCAATCACCGGGCTTGGGCTTAAAAAGTATGATGGAACGCGCTCGTCTTATTGGTGGTGAACTCGTCATCGAATCAGAGATTAACAAAGGTTGCACTATCGAGCTTCATGTTCCAGGCAAGGTGAATCTTGACACTCGTTCTAAGCATACTTCTCCCTAA
- a CDS encoding patatin-like phospholipase family protein: MTRSLLLAGMSLLLIACSSPPERNALPLNKLELSGILADHNIRTWGDVDPDIDNLHAYNESFDNQLLVDEQGNFRIQNILTISGGGANGAYGAGLLNGMSDSGQRPEYRLVTGISTGAILGLYAFLGSDYDYKIRRFYTEYSDDNIYNKRSLFRLFSSSSLLDTQPFIQLVRDEINQELMAQVAAEHLRGRRFLVKTTNLDAQRAVIWDMGAIAQYKGEEAELLFESVIIASAAIPGVFEPVLLPVMVDGEVYDELHVDGGVMAQVFFIPENLDISVYRRYESQYLESLGVGSGHNLKSRVWVVSNSKLASEWQETDPGLFGIMGRSIATMLRFQTQTNVSLIERQAKLTNSELKLSYIHHTVPGFPVDAPFDNTYMRWLYCYGYSQGINPQHWETHAPNYAALYEQQIAEAEQQQLAIDITSFDWEHLEPGLSLKIEQCLSTL; this comes from the coding sequence ATGACTCGAAGTCTGCTCCTAGCCGGGATGTCACTGCTCTTAATTGCTTGTAGCTCCCCTCCGGAGCGGAACGCTCTCCCCTTAAATAAGCTGGAGCTTAGCGGGATACTCGCCGACCACAACATTCGTACTTGGGGCGATGTTGATCCAGATATTGATAACCTTCATGCTTACAATGAAAGCTTCGACAACCAGCTACTTGTCGACGAGCAAGGTAATTTCCGCATACAAAATATCTTAACGATCTCTGGAGGTGGTGCCAACGGGGCTTATGGCGCTGGTTTACTAAATGGTATGAGTGATAGCGGGCAACGCCCAGAGTATCGTTTGGTAACCGGCATCAGTACTGGAGCTATTCTCGGATTATACGCCTTTCTCGGTTCTGACTATGACTACAAAATACGCCGTTTCTACACTGAATACTCTGACGACAACATCTATAACAAGCGCAGCTTGTTTAGATTGTTTTCTAGTTCATCTCTTCTAGATACCCAACCCTTCATACAGTTGGTACGTGATGAAATCAATCAGGAGTTAATGGCACAAGTCGCCGCTGAGCACCTGCGTGGACGTCGCTTCCTAGTCAAAACAACCAACCTAGATGCGCAGCGTGCCGTCATTTGGGATATGGGCGCTATCGCCCAGTACAAAGGTGAAGAAGCAGAGTTACTATTTGAAAGCGTCATTATAGCTTCAGCTGCTATACCTGGTGTTTTTGAACCAGTGCTACTACCCGTAATGGTTGATGGTGAAGTCTATGATGAACTGCATGTAGATGGCGGAGTTATGGCTCAGGTGTTTTTCATTCCTGAAAACCTCGATATATCTGTTTACCGACGTTACGAAAGTCAGTACTTAGAATCCTTAGGGGTTGGTTCAGGGCATAATTTGAAAAGCAGAGTATGGGTCGTTAGTAATTCTAAGTTAGCTTCAGAATGGCAAGAAACCGATCCAGGTTTATTTGGCATCATGGGGCGCTCCATCGCCACTATGTTGCGTTTTCAAACCCAAACTAATGTTTCCTTGATTGAACGTCAGGCCAAACTAACCAATTCAGAACTCAAGCTTTCCTACATTCACCATACCGTCCCCGGGTTCCCTGTCGACGCCCCTTTTGACAATACCTATATGCGCTGGCTTTATTGCTATGGATACAGTCAAGGTATCAACCCTCAGCATTGGGAAACGCACGCTCCAAATTATGCTGCGCTTTACGAACAACAGATTGCAGAGGCAGAGCAACAGCAATTAGCGATAGATATCACTAGTTTTGACTGGGAACATTTAGAGCCAGGACTGAGCTTAAAAATAGAACAATGCCTTAGCACTCTGTAG
- the gltS gene encoding sodium/glutamate symporter, protein MNVIEIEGFLTFTLAIMLLFVGKWATAKFAVLRNYSIPEPVIGGFVCATGVALLYYLANIQLQFDLELRDYLLLYFFAGIGLKADFKTLISGGKPLLVLTLLAVIYIVLQNGIGLGVAAMFGLEPIVGLLSGSISLIGGVGTTMAWAPTFEEMGIEGAAELGIASNTVGLIAACLIGGPIAKYLINRNQLKTAEGDELDIGVHHEQSVHLDHFGYLYAWLLLNVSMILGYMLDLVLQQAGLNVPLFVSCLIAGIGIGNFKSLVLKKKMDENASKGLSLISDICLGMFLTMALMGLQLWQLVSSIGFISVVMFAQLVLSITFTVFIVFKLMGKDYEAAVISSGFGGITLGSTATAIVNMTAVTQQHGAAHKAFIIVPLVCGFFIDIANALIINGLIGLFT, encoded by the coding sequence ATGAATGTTATTGAAATAGAAGGCTTTCTTACCTTCACTTTGGCAATTATGTTGTTATTTGTTGGTAAATGGGCCACTGCAAAATTTGCAGTGTTACGTAATTACAGCATCCCAGAACCAGTGATTGGTGGTTTTGTCTGCGCAACGGGTGTTGCGCTGCTTTACTATTTAGCTAATATTCAACTGCAATTCGACCTAGAGTTACGTGACTACCTGCTGTTGTACTTCTTTGCGGGCATTGGCCTTAAGGCCGACTTTAAAACCCTCATCTCCGGCGGTAAGCCCTTGTTGGTATTAACCCTATTGGCAGTTATCTACATCGTGCTGCAGAACGGTATAGGTTTAGGCGTGGCCGCTATGTTCGGCCTAGAGCCTATTGTTGGCCTGCTCTCTGGCTCAATTTCTTTGATTGGTGGAGTAGGGACGACCATGGCTTGGGCACCTACTTTTGAAGAAATGGGCATAGAGGGAGCTGCAGAGTTAGGCATTGCTAGTAATACCGTTGGCTTGATTGCCGCATGTTTGATTGGTGGTCCAATTGCTAAATATTTGATCAATCGTAATCAATTAAAAACTGCTGAAGGAGATGAGCTGGATATTGGTGTGCATCACGAACAGTCGGTACACCTAGACCACTTCGGTTACCTTTACGCCTGGCTGCTCCTCAATGTAAGTATGATTTTGGGCTACATGCTAGACCTTGTATTACAACAAGCCGGTCTTAACGTACCGTTGTTTGTATCCTGTCTGATTGCCGGTATTGGCATAGGAAACTTTAAGAGCCTGGTTCTTAAAAAGAAAATGGATGAGAACGCCAGTAAAGGTCTAAGCCTTATCTCTGATATCTGTTTGGGTATGTTCTTAACCATGGCCTTGATGGGCTTGCAGCTTTGGCAGCTGGTAAGTTCTATTGGTTTCATCAGCGTAGTGATGTTTGCTCAACTGGTGCTTTCGATAACCTTTACTGTGTTTATAGTGTTCAAGCTTATGGGCAAAGACTATGAAGCCGCGGTAATCAGCTCGGGCTTCGGCGGTATAACTCTGGGCTCGACCGCTACAGCAATTGTTAACATGACAGCGGTTACCCAGCAGCATGGTGCGGCGCACAAGGCCTTTATAATTGTACCATTGGTGTGTGGTTTCTTTATTGATATAGCCAATGCTCTAATTATTAACGGCCTTATTGGGCTATTTACATAA
- a CDS encoding DUF3313 family protein produces the protein MKQFTKLTRIPFALCLATLLAACSAKPVQVQGYQPVANTDGLEFDPNHAPSIVYVRPGAASLKSYDNFIIDPVIILDADSELDAASSEQIAKMQTYLAEAVSQELSQAGYQINGDSTENALRITFKVSGMKAPSAAANVTTVLAPFALSVGEVTIETVFREAASERIDAVAIMQSKGSRFLNSTPWSTWADVEQTFDSWAKSFRQSVDQA, from the coding sequence ATGAAACAATTTACCAAGCTAACCCGTATTCCTTTCGCTCTTTGCTTAGCAACCCTATTAGCTGCATGCAGTGCTAAGCCGGTTCAAGTTCAGGGCTACCAGCCAGTTGCGAACACTGATGGCCTAGAATTTGATCCCAACCATGCTCCTAGTATTGTCTATGTCCGACCTGGTGCCGCTAGCCTAAAATCCTATGACAATTTCATTATAGATCCGGTGATTATTCTAGATGCTGATAGCGAACTTGACGCTGCTAGCAGCGAGCAAATTGCCAAGATGCAAACCTACCTAGCAGAAGCCGTAAGCCAAGAGCTATCTCAAGCAGGGTACCAAATAAACGGTGATTCAACCGAAAACGCTTTGCGCATTACCTTTAAAGTTTCCGGGATGAAGGCTCCTTCGGCTGCAGCCAATGTAACTACCGTATTAGCCCCATTCGCGCTTAGCGTGGGAGAAGTCACTATTGAAACGGTATTCCGCGAAGCCGCGAGTGAGCGTATTGACGCTGTAGCGATTATGCAATCAAAAGGATCTCGTTTCCTAAATTCCACACCTTGGTCGACTTGGGCAGATGTAGAACAAACATTTGATAGTTGGGCTAAGTCGTTTCGCCAATCTGTAGACCAAGCTTGA
- a CDS encoding LysR family transcriptional regulator — protein MRQKLENLDLNLLRLLCAVVEKKNTHIAAEKLGISQTSVSRGMAKLRECFGDRLFIRKAHGVEPSALAEKLAEAASEMLTPFLRVIDSFQEFNAQEYDGTIKIAAHLLVLEVHGANLSEALHAVFPNANLELVYWQEDTLVDILKTKVDYLIHFQDFQLPQDIHCPALTEVSACLVAKKGHPVLTKTSDWEAVAELPMVKAIIDGVDSKREPIDDVFAAKGYKPRLVFSTHSISALLNKLAVSDAIMFGSANLAKLNPDLESYPLPPFMPSAVSHFTLVGGYLQSKRDFPLTQAIHKAVQSYFDGV, from the coding sequence ATGAGACAGAAACTAGAAAATCTAGACCTAAACCTTTTACGTTTACTATGTGCTGTTGTAGAAAAGAAAAACACTCACATTGCCGCAGAAAAGTTAGGTATTTCTCAGACCAGTGTCAGTCGTGGCATGGCAAAATTAAGGGAGTGCTTTGGTGACCGCTTGTTCATTCGAAAAGCCCATGGCGTGGAGCCTTCAGCGCTAGCGGAAAAACTGGCTGAGGCAGCTTCAGAGATGCTAACCCCTTTCCTTCGAGTGATTGATTCCTTTCAAGAGTTCAATGCTCAAGAGTATGACGGAACAATTAAAATTGCGGCTCACCTACTTGTACTTGAAGTGCACGGCGCTAATTTAAGCGAAGCCTTGCATGCGGTTTTCCCAAACGCCAACCTAGAACTCGTTTATTGGCAAGAAGATACATTAGTGGATATATTGAAGACCAAAGTGGACTATTTAATTCACTTTCAAGATTTTCAACTACCACAGGACATTCACTGCCCCGCTTTAACTGAAGTGTCGGCCTGTTTAGTAGCTAAAAAAGGCCACCCTGTGCTAACTAAAACCAGTGATTGGGAGGCAGTAGCCGAGCTACCAATGGTTAAGGCGATTATTGATGGCGTGGACTCTAAACGAGAGCCTATCGATGATGTGTTTGCTGCAAAGGGCTACAAACCTCGCTTAGTATTTAGCACTCACTCCATTTCTGCATTGCTCAATAAACTAGCAGTTTCAGATGCAATTATGTTTGGCAGCGCAAACCTAGCTAAACTTAATCCAGACCTAGAAAGCTATCCTTTACCACCTTTCATGCCAAGTGCGGTTAGTCATTTTACCTTGGTGGGCGGATACCTGCAGTCAAAGCGGGATTTTCCTCTAACGCAGGCCATACACAAAGCAGTACAGAGCTACTTCGATGGCGTTTAA